The proteins below are encoded in one region of Chitinophagales bacterium:
- a CDS encoding OmpA family protein, whose amino-acid sequence MKQLFTIFLSFVLVAGVMAQDGTDTKETKKEKKEKQSKKDKKKKKGDDADVFIGEPEGDKYQLDDRRDVSKPEMPLYDVEQGFNQQKKKKKQQDAYMDNQYYFPAKPKNAWQIGLRGGISQVNGDVSQNFFKGNKPFVPGYTFGVTVIKPFSYMFSMRLNYDFMEMWNTDWKASTLTFDQINSTKDRQLGDNYAVGSRIFHNSHTVAHDVTLDAVISFGNVRFHKERTKVVFNAFVTGGGFLYQTWYDQLDDNGQPYDYSLANMPDVDNDGVSKKDVIKALNAMRNGVYETRAEGQPNSKDANFIGSYSFRPVFGAGFGMTFRLNRFMNLDLQTRMMFTRDDLVDGMRWEEPVSTGTGGGSRSLTRDYDTYTNTTLGLTFKLIGKKKTESTTLLNPMHYTYQKLAEADPEEAINDLLQDDDKDGVPNRLDQEENTPEGAPVNPKGIALDSDGDGVKDYEDDEPFSQPGLPVDAKGVAILPPVEDNSNGGACCGCDDAVFPSVHFDKDRYDIKPEFYAHLSILADKMVSCPDMMINATGMTDKDDNDKYNEQLSWNRVNAVIDYLNKNYGIDRNRFIVNFEGESNAEGTSRAAQYRERKVSLTQAGPNDKGSSNPAAPHPGIKAGQND is encoded by the coding sequence ATGAAACAGTTATTTACAATTTTTCTAAGCTTTGTGTTAGTTGCTGGGGTAATGGCTCAAGACGGTACAGATACCAAAGAAACTAAGAAAGAAAAGAAAGAAAAGCAAAGTAAAAAAGACAAAAAGAAGAAAAAAGGTGATGATGCTGATGTTTTCATTGGAGAACCTGAAGGAGACAAATATCAGTTAGACGATAGACGTGATGTATCTAAACCTGAAATGCCATTGTATGATGTAGAGCAAGGCTTTAATCAGCAAAAAAAGAAAAAGAAGCAACAAGATGCCTACATGGATAATCAATACTATTTTCCTGCAAAGCCAAAAAATGCATGGCAAATTGGTTTGAGAGGAGGTATTTCTCAAGTAAATGGAGATGTTAGTCAAAACTTTTTTAAAGGGAATAAGCCTTTTGTGCCAGGTTATACTTTTGGAGTAACAGTTATTAAGCCATTCTCATATATGTTTTCTATGCGTTTAAATTATGATTTCATGGAGATGTGGAATACAGATTGGAAAGCAAGTACATTAACTTTTGATCAAATAAATAGTACAAAAGATAGACAACTTGGAGACAATTATGCAGTTGGTAGTAGAATTTTCCATAATTCTCATACCGTAGCTCATGATGTTACTTTAGATGCAGTTATTAGTTTTGGAAATGTACGTTTTCATAAAGAAAGAACTAAAGTTGTATTTAATGCCTTTGTAACTGGTGGAGGATTTTTATATCAAACTTGGTATGACCAATTAGATGATAACGGACAACCTTATGATTATTCACTTGCAAATATGCCAGATGTAGATAATGATGGAGTATCTAAAAAAGATGTTATTAAAGCATTAAATGCTATGAGAAACGGAGTTTATGAAACTCGTGCAGAGGGACAACCTAATTCAAAAGATGCAAATTTTATTGGAAGCTATAGTTTTAGACCAGTATTTGGTGCTGGTTTTGGGATGACTTTCCGTTTAAATAGGTTTATGAATTTAGACTTACAAACAAGAATGATGTTTACTAGAGATGATTTAGTAGATGGTATGAGATGGGAAGAGCCTGTTTCTACTGGTACAGGAGGAGGGTCTAGAAGTTTAACTAGAGATTATGACACCTACACCAATACAACTTTAGGTTTGACATTCAAATTAATAGGTAAAAAGAAAACAGAATCAACTACTCTGTTAAATCCTATGCACTATACATATCAAAAATTAGCTGAAGCAGATCCAGAAGAAGCTATTAACGATTTACTGCAAGATGATGATAAAGATGGTGTGCCAAATAGATTAGACCAAGAAGAAAATACTCCTGAAGGTGCTCCTGTAAATCCTAAAGGTATAGCTTTAGATAGTGATGGTGATGGGGTTAAAGATTATGAAGATGATGAGCCATTCTCTCAACCAGGATTACCTGTGGATGCAAAAGGTGTAGCTATTTTACCTCCAGTAGAAGATAATAGTAATGGTGGAGCATGTTGTGGATGCGATGATGCTGTATTCCCGTCTGTTCATTTTGATAAAGATAGATACGATATCAAGCCAGAATTTTATGCTCATTTAAGTATATTGGCTGATAAAATGGTTTCTTGCCCAGATATGATGATAAACGCTACAGGAATGACTGATAAAGATGATAATGACAAGTATAATGAACAATTATCTTGGAATAGAGTTAACGCAGTTATAGATTACTTAAATAAAAATTACGGTATAGACAGAAATAGATTTATCGTTAATTTTGAAGGAGAATCTAATGCTGAAGGAACTTCAAGAGCAGCTCAGTATAGAGAAAGAAAAGTTAGCTTAACACAAGCTGGACCAAATGATAAAGGAAGTAGCAATCCGGCAGCTCCACATCCGGGCATAAAAGCTGGACAAAATGATTAA
- a CDS encoding amidophosphoribosyltransferase — translation MSDSIKHECGIAMVRLLKPVQYYLDKYGTASYALNKMYLLMEKQHNRGQDGAGIAYVKFDTKPGQKYIERIRSVKQQPIQDIFRRVFKEFNKSTKGIPKNNITGSWLKENVTSVGELYLGHLRYGTHGGNTIESCHPFIRTNNWRSRNLVMAGNFNLTNVDELIQFLINIGQHPIEERDTITVMEKIGHYLDRDVQRIFDKYKANQYDNKTLSDFIEKELDIATILKSAAKDFDGGFLMAGLVGSGDAFVLRDAHGIRPGYYYADDEVVVVASERPAIQTTFNLTTEKVKEIPAGNALIIKKDGKISMQRCLPEKEKKSCSFERIYFSRGTDADIYKERLSLGYRLTNKVMKAVNYDYDNTVFSFIPNTAEVAFYGLLKGVEEHINQYKVKEIAKNPNLDTEKLNQLLRLKPRVEKIAVKDVKMRTFITEDAARDEMVSHVYDITYDSIKRNIDTLVMLDDSIVRGTTLQKSILSILDRLGPKKIIIVSSAPQIRYPDCYGIDMSKMQDFIAFRALLALLKQDNKEYMLKEVYDKCKTAFREGTSKEKNYVKELYDLYADDEISDKISEIVKPKHIFSEVQVIFQSVEELNLACPNNLGDWYFTGNYPTPGGNKVVNKSFIYFMEGINKRAY, via the coding sequence ATGAGTGATTCTATAAAACACGAATGTGGTATAGCTATGGTAAGGCTTTTAAAGCCTGTTCAGTACTATTTAGATAAATATGGAACAGCATCTTACGCCCTAAATAAGATGTATTTGCTAATGGAAAAACAGCACAATAGAGGTCAAGACGGTGCGGGAATAGCTTATGTGAAATTTGACACAAAACCGGGGCAAAAATACATAGAAAGGATAAGAAGCGTAAAGCAACAGCCTATACAAGATATTTTCAGAAGAGTTTTTAAAGAATTTAATAAATCTACAAAAGGAATACCTAAAAATAATATAACAGGAAGTTGGTTAAAAGAAAATGTTACTTCTGTTGGAGAGTTATATTTAGGTCATTTAAGATACGGCACACATGGTGGCAATACTATAGAATCTTGTCATCCTTTTATACGTACTAATAATTGGCGAAGCCGAAATTTAGTAATGGCAGGAAATTTTAATCTTACCAATGTAGATGAGCTTATACAGTTTTTAATAAATATAGGTCAGCATCCTATAGAAGAAAGAGATACTATAACGGTAATGGAAAAAATAGGGCATTATCTTGATAGAGATGTGCAGCGTATTTTTGATAAATATAAAGCCAACCAATACGATAATAAAACATTAAGCGATTTTATAGAAAAAGAGTTAGATATAGCCACCATTTTAAAAAGTGCTGCTAAAGATTTTGACGGAGGATTTTTAATGGCAGGATTAGTGGGCAGTGGCGATGCTTTTGTGCTACGAGATGCCCATGGAATAAGACCGGGATATTATTATGCCGATGATGAAGTAGTCGTAGTAGCGTCAGAAAGACCGGCTATTCAAACCACTTTTAATTTAACCACCGAAAAAGTTAAAGAAATACCGGCAGGCAATGCTCTTATTATTAAAAAAGATGGTAAAATAAGCATGCAAAGGTGTTTGCCGGAAAAAGAAAAGAAATCTTGTAGTTTTGAGCGTATTTATTTCTCCAGAGGGACAGATGCCGATATTTATAAAGAAAGATTGAGTTTAGGATATAGACTCACTAATAAAGTAATGAAAGCTGTAAATTATGACTATGATAATACAGTTTTTTCTTTTATACCCAATACCGCAGAAGTAGCTTTTTATGGCTTGTTAAAAGGAGTAGAAGAGCATATTAATCAGTATAAAGTAAAGGAAATAGCAAAAAATCCTAATTTAGATACTGAAAAATTAAACCAATTATTAAGATTAAAACCAAGAGTAGAAAAAATAGCAGTTAAGGACGTAAAAATGAGAACATTCATTACGGAAGATGCTGCAAGAGACGAAATGGTTTCGCACGTTTATGATATTACTTACGATTCTATAAAACGAAATATAGACACGCTGGTAATGTTAGATGACTCCATAGTAAGAGGAACAACTTTACAAAAAAGTATATTGTCTATTTTAGATAGATTAGGACCCAAAAAAATAATAATTGTTTCCTCTGCTCCGCAAATAAGATATCCCGATTGCTATGGAATAGATATGAGTAAGATGCAAGATTTTATAGCATTTAGAGCTTTATTGGCACTTTTAAAGCAAGACAATAAAGAATATATGCTTAAAGAAGTTTATGATAAATGCAAAACAGCATTTAGAGAGGGAACTTCAAAAGAGAAAAATTACGTAAAAGAGCTTTACGATTTATATGCAGATGATGAAATTTCGGATAAAATAAGTGAAATAGTTAAGCCAAAACATATTTTTTCTGAAGTGCAGGTTATCTTTCAAAGTGTTGAAGAGCTAAATTTAGCTTGCCCTAATAATTTAGGCGATTGGTATTTTACAGGAAACTATCCAACACCGGGAGGCAATAAAGTAGTTAATAAATCATTTATTTATTTTATGGAAGGTATCAATAAAAGAGCATATTAA
- a CDS encoding NifU family protein codes for MNNDIPKFVEIYTESTPNPKMLKFVASHVFFPNQMIECKTIEEAKDSPLAQALFQFDYIEAVFISNNFVTISKKETEEEWFELSFELKAFLKEYLLSNKEIVTASFIEKQQKANNEKNAQLDDVDKKIIGLLEKYVKPAVELDGGNIAFKNYNDGVVTLTMQGACAGCPSSTVTLKDGIEAMLKRMVPEVTEVQAETE; via the coding sequence ATGAATAATGATATACCAAAATTTGTAGAAATATATACCGAAAGTACGCCTAATCCTAAAATGCTGAAGTTTGTAGCCAGCCATGTATTTTTTCCTAATCAAATGATAGAATGTAAAACTATAGAAGAAGCTAAAGATTCGCCTTTGGCTCAAGCTCTTTTTCAGTTTGATTACATAGAAGCCGTATTTATTTCAAACAATTTTGTAACTATAAGTAAAAAAGAAACTGAAGAAGAATGGTTTGAATTGTCTTTTGAATTAAAAGCTTTTTTGAAAGAATATTTATTGAGCAATAAAGAAATTGTAACTGCATCTTTTATAGAAAAACAGCAAAAAGCAAATAATGAAAAAAATGCTCAGTTAGATGATGTTGACAAAAAAATAATTGGCTTATTAGAAAAATATGTTAAGCCTGCGGTAGAATTAGACGGAGGAAACATAGCTTTTAAAAATTATAATGACGGTGTAGTAACTCTAACTATGCAAGGAGCGTGTGCCGGCTGCCCAAGTAGCACTGTTACGCTTAAAGACGGCATAGAAGCCATGCTAAAAAGAATGGTGCCGGAAGTAACAGAAGTGCAAGCAGAAACAGAATAA
- a CDS encoding 2-oxoacid:ferredoxin oxidoreductase subunit beta, producing MSEKLTAKDFASDQDIRWCPGCGDFAILKQTQMVLAKTGANSDKTVFISGIGCSSRFPYYMNTYGMHSIHGRATAIATGLKKTRPDLDVWIVTGDGDALSIGGNHLIHLLRRDIDVNVLLFNNEIYGLTKGQYSPTSKQNLITKSSPFGNDTKPFNTLSLVLGAGATFVARSIDREAKHLQNMLIETKNHEGASFLEIYQNCHIFNDGTFENYTDKALQKRNTLFLEDEKPLIFGENEELGIKFDGLTPIVVNRADVSDNDLWIHDSKDKIKANILCSVVDIDEKFPKLFGVIYENKLAKQKKEKLSVSNKEYLNSVIRGNNYWSI from the coding sequence ATGAGTGAAAAGCTAACAGCAAAGGATTTTGCAAGCGACCAAGATATTAGGTGGTGTCCCGGATGTGGAGATTTTGCTATACTGAAACAAACCCAAATGGTATTGGCTAAAACGGGTGCTAATTCGGATAAAACAGTTTTTATTTCGGGGATAGGTTGTTCCTCAAGGTTTCCTTATTATATGAACACCTACGGAATGCACAGTATTCATGGTAGGGCTACCGCCATAGCTACAGGGCTTAAAAAGACAAGACCGGATTTAGATGTTTGGATTGTTACAGGAGACGGAGATGCTTTATCTATAGGTGGAAATCATTTAATACATTTATTGCGAAGAGATATAGATGTAAATGTTTTACTTTTTAATAATGAAATTTACGGATTAACAAAAGGGCAATATTCTCCAACATCAAAACAAAATTTGATAACAAAATCCAGTCCTTTTGGAAATGACACTAAGCCTTTTAATACATTGAGTTTGGTGTTGGGTGCTGGAGCTACTTTTGTGGCTCGGTCAATAGACAGAGAAGCTAAGCACCTGCAAAATATGCTTATAGAAACTAAAAATCACGAAGGGGCTTCCTTTTTAGAAATTTACCAAAATTGCCATATTTTTAACGATGGCACATTTGAAAACTATACAGATAAAGCACTTCAAAAAAGGAATACACTATTTTTAGAAGATGAAAAACCATTAATTTTTGGAGAGAATGAAGAATTAGGCATAAAATTTGATGGATTAACACCTATTGTTGTGAATAGAGCAGATGTTAGTGATAACGATTTGTGGATTCATGACAGTAAGGATAAAATAAAGGCTAATATTCTTTGTAGTGTTGTAGATATTGATGAGAAATTTCCAAAGTTGTTTGGCGTTATTTATGAAAATAAATTGGCTAAACAAAAGAAAGAAAAATTATCAGTTAGTAACAAAGAGTATTTAAACTCCGTAATAAGAGGGAATAATTATTGGAGCATTTAA
- a CDS encoding 2-oxoacid:acceptor oxidoreductase subunit alpha, with the protein MSEEKENIVIKFAGDSGDGMQLTGTQFTNNTALYGNDFTTFPNYPAEIRAPQGTIHGVSGFQINFGSYDIHSPGDEYDVLVAMNAAAIKDSLKSLKKGGIVIADKAGFDTKNLRLAGYNPNENLLENDVFAPYKLITLDITEQTILALENIDIEPKEKLRSKNMFVLGLLLWIYNRDLDSVLNFIDKKFKNNIKEANEIALKSGYYYGETAELFAFKTTIKPIEKEKGVYRNIMGNQATAYGLMAAAANANLPLFYGSYPITPASDILHELSKHTKEGGNVSCFQAEDEIAAVSAAIGASFGGALGTTGTSGPGLALKSEAINLALMLELPLVVVDVQRAGPSTGMPTKTEQSDLLFAMYGRNGDSPLPIIAAHSPSNCFQQVYWASKIAIEYMTPVIFLSDGYLANGSEPWKIQQLEDLPEINLQKNIEQDENTFLPYKRNENLVRDWVVPGTEGKTHRIGGLEKEYNTGNVSYVPENHQLMTNIRQQKVANVQKILPKQELNSGVEAGDLLIVGWGNTYGAIKTATKLLNNNAYKVGHIQIDFINPFPQNLEDYFSKYKYILVPELNTGQLIKLLQTNFTNYKFLKLNKIQGVPFKTQEIVDKVEQIIGLGGADE; encoded by the coding sequence ATGTCCGAAGAAAAAGAAAATATTGTTATAAAATTTGCCGGAGATTCTGGCGATGGAATGCAATTAACAGGTACACAGTTTACAAATAACACAGCTTTATATGGCAATGATTTCACAACTTTCCCCAATTATCCGGCAGAAATAAGAGCACCGCAAGGAACGATACATGGCGTGTCGGGTTTTCAAATAAATTTTGGTAGCTACGATATTCATTCTCCGGGAGATGAATACGATGTTTTAGTAGCAATGAATGCTGCGGCAATAAAAGATTCTTTAAAATCTTTAAAAAAAGGCGGCATAGTAATAGCCGATAAAGCGGGGTTTGATACTAAAAATTTAAGATTGGCAGGATATAACCCTAATGAAAACCTATTGGAAAATGATGTTTTTGCACCCTATAAATTAATTACTTTAGATATTACAGAACAAACCATTTTAGCTTTAGAAAATATAGACATAGAACCTAAAGAGAAGCTAAGAAGTAAAAATATGTTCGTTTTGGGTTTATTGCTGTGGATTTATAACCGAGATTTAGATTCAGTACTCAATTTTATAGACAAAAAGTTTAAAAACAATATAAAAGAGGCTAATGAGATAGCTTTAAAATCGGGATATTATTATGGCGAAACAGCGGAACTTTTTGCTTTTAAAACAACTATAAAACCTATAGAGAAAGAAAAAGGTGTATATAGAAATATAATGGGCAATCAAGCTACAGCGTATGGACTGATGGCTGCCGCAGCAAATGCAAATTTACCTTTGTTTTACGGAAGCTATCCTATTACACCAGCTTCAGATATTTTGCATGAGCTGTCTAAACACACAAAAGAGGGCGGAAACGTATCGTGTTTTCAAGCAGAAGATGAAATAGCCGCTGTTAGTGCCGCCATAGGAGCATCTTTTGGTGGAGCGTTGGGTACTACAGGAACTTCGGGGCCGGGGTTGGCTTTAAAATCTGAGGCAATTAATTTAGCCTTAATGTTAGAACTGCCTTTAGTGGTAGTAGATGTACAAAGAGCAGGGCCTTCAACGGGTATGCCTACTAAAACAGAGCAGTCAGATTTGCTTTTTGCTATGTACGGAAGAAATGGAGATTCGCCATTACCTATAATTGCTGCTCATAGTCCTTCCAATTGTTTTCAGCAGGTTTATTGGGCTTCTAAAATAGCCATAGAATATATGACACCCGTTATTTTTTTAAGCGATGGATATTTAGCTAATGGTAGTGAGCCATGGAAAATACAGCAATTAGAAGATTTACCTGAAATTAATTTGCAAAAAAATATTGAGCAGGATGAAAATACTTTTTTACCATATAAAAGAAATGAAAATTTAGTTAGAGATTGGGTAGTGCCGGGCACAGAAGGTAAAACACACAGAATTGGTGGTTTAGAGAAGGAATACAATACAGGAAATGTAAGTTATGTGCCGGAAAATCATCAGTTAATGACCAATATTAGGCAGCAAAAAGTTGCTAATGTTCAAAAAATATTACCAAAACAAGAGCTTAATAGTGGCGTTGAAGCGGGCGATTTATTAATAGTAGGCTGGGGAAATACTTATGGAGCTATAAAAACAGCTACAAAGTTATTAAACAATAATGCTTATAAAGTAGGACATATCCAGATAGATTTTATCAACCCTTTCCCTCAAAACTTAGAAGATTATTTTAGTAAATACAAATATATATTAGTCCCGGAATTAAATACGGGGCAATTGATAAAATTGCTTCAAACTAATTTTACTAATTATAAGTTTTTAAAGTTAAACAAAATACAAGGTGTTCCTTTCAAAACTCAAGAAATAGTAGATAAAGTAGAGCAAATAATAGGATTAGGAGGTGCAGATGAGTGA
- a CDS encoding TonB-dependent receptor, which yields MLCAGITLAQTATGRVVDENNEPMFGVNVIEKGTTNGVTTDFDGKFSLNLTKENPVIIFRFVGYRDKEVPYSGTAINPKMEVDEIGLDAVVISASKRKERVLDAPASVSLINAEKIENTAAVSATDNLKGIPGVDVMPTGLVSQNVSVRGFNNIFSGSVLTMVDNRIGRVPSLKVNAFQLLPSSNEDIEKIEIIRGPGSALYGPNASNGVMHIITKSPLAMSADHNAETTISFTGGSRSVWAPSVRHAQKINDKVGFKISGGYMQGHDFEYYDPREPTWGDKYYFGTVKDGTAFVVDSARGLQDAGRDFFLRKYNVDGRFDFAVTKDIDVTLSAGYANTSNLELTGLGAAQGVGWGYAYGQARFRWKELYFNYFLNASNSGDTYLIPQITSDQEGPFNYQTLVDKSKFHGIQLQHSSHIKEMFDFIYGVDFLLTRPNSDGTIYGRYEDDDNINQYGLYAQAEYHPIKKLDIIAALRGDYQDRIKEFMVSPRAALVYKPTTRHTLRATYNRAFSSPSALTTALDLPNTFIPNGIIARGLGNPSGFSYNYGVDGNAQFRAPSAYTNTGGNWFNVADNSQNYLLFQDVTQSIGAVLGEALGAGATVGQGLMTALTAGLTDASSPVNNVDLKVYDFITNEEFDYASVSDKESVKSEVTQTFELGYKGIIADKFFVSADFYYNIIDNFTSPLTPASYRVQFDPTQLSGAIATTIAANLQEDYLPGLTYNDVLSGGLSASINLDQNGDGNVYQEIMGLLAGDPSDPTSNGYIYDFSVGTLAPESDYVNSDLVLTYFNLGRVSMFGGDIGATYLQKIKKTDLTVSGMFSFLNKDRIALDGAADGYVALNAPKFKTSLSVEAANIANIGLGAGINWRWQDAFPANSAIYVGEVSAANLIDLSVSYRPNFSKNTILSGNFYNIGNYKFQRFPGTPAIGFYAMFKVSHTFNYNIGKNKHTSSVE from the coding sequence ATGTTATGTGCTGGAATTACACTTGCACAAACTGCAACAGGTAGAGTTGTAGATGAAAATAACGAACCCATGTTTGGTGTTAATGTTATTGAAAAAGGTACAACAAATGGAGTTACCACAGATTTTGATGGAAAATTTTCATTGAATCTTACAAAAGAAAATCCGGTTATCATTTTCCGATTTGTAGGATATAGAGATAAAGAAGTTCCTTACAGTGGAACGGCTATTAATCCTAAAATGGAAGTAGATGAAATAGGCTTAGATGCTGTAGTTATTTCTGCTTCCAAAAGAAAAGAGAGAGTGCTTGATGCTCCTGCTTCTGTTTCATTAATTAATGCTGAAAAAATTGAAAACACAGCTGCAGTATCAGCAACAGATAACTTAAAAGGAATACCAGGTGTAGATGTTATGCCAACAGGTTTAGTATCTCAAAATGTATCTGTAAGAGGGTTTAATAATATCTTCTCAGGTTCAGTATTGACTATGGTAGATAATAGAATAGGGCGTGTACCTTCATTAAAAGTTAATGCTTTTCAATTATTACCAAGTAGTAATGAGGATATAGAAAAAATAGAAATTATAAGAGGTCCAGGTTCTGCTTTGTATGGTCCTAATGCTTCTAATGGGGTAATGCATATAATTACAAAATCTCCATTAGCTATGAGTGCTGACCATAATGCAGAAACTACTATAAGTTTTACAGGAGGTAGTAGAAGTGTATGGGCTCCAAGTGTGCGTCATGCTCAAAAAATTAATGATAAAGTAGGGTTTAAAATATCAGGTGGATATATGCAAGGTCATGATTTTGAATATTATGACCCAAGAGAACCTACATGGGGAGATAAATACTATTTTGGAACTGTTAAAGATGGAACTGCTTTTGTAGTTGATTCGGCTAGAGGATTACAAGATGCAGGAAGAGATTTCTTTTTAAGAAAATATAATGTTGACGGAAGATTTGATTTTGCTGTAACAAAAGATATTGATGTTACTTTAAGTGCAGGTTATGCTAATACTTCAAACCTAGAGTTAACTGGTTTAGGTGCAGCACAAGGTGTGGGATGGGGTTATGCTTATGGTCAAGCAAGATTTAGATGGAAAGAATTGTATTTTAACTACTTCTTAAATGCTAGTAATTCAGGTGATACTTACTTAATCCCTCAAATAACTTCCGATCAAGAAGGTCCTTTTAATTATCAAACATTGGTAGATAAATCTAAATTTCATGGAATACAATTGCAGCATAGTTCTCACATAAAAGAAATGTTTGACTTTATTTATGGAGTAGATTTCTTATTGACAAGACCAAATTCTGATGGAACAATATATGGAAGATACGAAGATGATGATAATATAAATCAGTATGGATTATATGCGCAAGCGGAATATCACCCAATTAAAAAATTAGATATAATTGCAGCTTTACGTGGTGATTATCAAGATAGAATTAAGGAATTTATGGTTTCGCCTCGAGCAGCTTTAGTATATAAACCAACTACTAGACATACATTACGTGCAACGTATAATCGAGCATTCTCATCACCTTCTGCTTTAACAACTGCATTAGATTTACCTAATACATTTATTCCTAACGGGATTATTGCAAGAGGTTTAGGAAATCCTTCTGGTTTTTCATATAATTATGGTGTAGATGGAAATGCCCAATTTAGAGCTCCATCTGCATATACAAATACTGGAGGTAATTGGTTTAATGTAGCTGATAATTCTCAAAATTATTTGTTATTCCAAGATGTTACACAATCAATTGGAGCAGTACTAGGAGAAGCTTTAGGGGCAGGAGCAACTGTTGGTCAAGGTTTAATGACTGCATTAACTGCAGGTTTAACAGATGCTAGTTCTCCAGTTAATAATGTTGATTTAAAAGTTTATGATTTTATAACCAACGAAGAGTTTGATTATGCTTCAGTTTCTGATAAAGAATCAGTTAAAAGTGAAGTAACTCAAACTTTTGAATTAGGTTATAAAGGTATAATTGCTGATAAGTTTTTTGTTTCTGCAGATTTTTACTACAATATTATTGATAATTTTACAAGTCCATTAACTCCTGCATCATATAGAGTACAGTTTGATCCAACGCAATTATCTGGCGCAATTGCAACTACAATAGCTGCTAACTTACAAGAAGATTATCTTCCTGGGTTAACATATAATGATGTATTATCTGGTGGACTTTCAGCTTCTATTAATTTAGATCAAAATGGAGATGGTAATGTATATCAAGAAATTATGGGCTTACTTGCAGGAGACCCTTCTGACCCAACTTCAAATGGATATATTTACGATTTTTCAGTTGGAACATTAGCACCTGAAAGCGATTATGTTAATTCTGATCTAGTACTAACTTACTTTAATTTAGGTAGAGTTAGTATGTTTGGTGGAGATATAGGCGCAACATATTTACAAAAAATTAAAAAGACAGATTTAACTGTTTCAGGTATGTTCTCTTTCTTAAATAAAGATAGAATAGCTTTAGATGGCGCAGCAGATGGATATGTAGCATTGAATGCTCCAAAATTCAAAACTTCATTATCAGTAGAAGCAGCTAATATTGCTAATATTGGTTTAGGTGCAGGTATAAACTGGAGATGGCAAGATGCTTTCCCCGCAAATTCTGCTATTTATGTAGGAGAAGTTAGTGCTGCTAATTTAATTGATTTAAGTGTTTCTTACCGTCCTAATTTTTCTAAAAACACAATTTTATCGGGTAACTTTTACAACATTGGAAATTATAAATTCCAACGTTTCCCGGGTACACCTGCTATAGGTTTTTATGCCATGTTTAAAGTATCTCATACTTTTAACTACAATATTGGTAAAAATAAACATACTTCATCAGTAGAATAA